One genomic segment of Primulina tabacum isolate GXHZ01 chromosome 9, ASM2559414v2, whole genome shotgun sequence includes these proteins:
- the LOC142556884 gene encoding uncharacterized protein LOC142556884, giving the protein MEEAQKQKIESGRMERGDQVVKPEERGPRKSSQGHFSRRVPLKIIRDREGFNLPHNDALVIQARVANYDIMRVFLDSGSSVNVIFKEAFAQMDLQGYQLEIVETSLFGFAGHALYPEEEVVLPLTLGAGELKKTELTEISPLISEHHLNILLGSHPVKQKKRHFGPEKDKVIDEHVRDLLKVGYIREIQFPTWLSNVVLVPSTPRSGECVWNFGTSIKLAPKITIPCPRLINCHLAELPVLVKPGPEEKLFVYFSTTEYAVSSILIKKEGSDQRSDYYVSHYLRGPKLQDSEVEKIALALVITARKLRPYFLSHQIIVLINSPLERIMTHAELSVRMIKWAVELGEYDIEYKPRVAIKAQALSDFLSEMVQPNEEEVLRVFVDGASSLAGCGVGVLITQQIKGVYEVKDDLMLKYLQLIKAQSEVFVDWSIEQYPGRRMMKQMLWRSFQGPLLKCLPTGEVDYVLREIHEGFCGEHLGGISLARTTMLAGCRWPTISQNSARVWGMENVAPFPIARAQKKFLLVPVDYFSKWLEADPLAKITGQEVLKFLWKNIVCRFGVPRRLISDNRRQFQGREITSWCREMKITQSFTSVAYPQANDRT; this is encoded by the exons ATGGAGGAAGCACAGAAGCAGAAAATAGAATCAGGGAGGATGGAGAGGGGAGACCAGGTGGTTAAGCCCGAGGAGAGAGGACCGAGGAAGAGTAGCCAGGGCCATTTTTCCCGACGTGTGCCCTTGAAGATTATCCGAGACCGGGAG GGTTTCAATTTGCCCCACAATGATGCCCTGGTCATCCAAGCCAGGGTAGCCAATTATGACATTATGAGAGTTTTTTTGGACTCGGGAAGTTCTGTTAATGTCATCTTCAAGGAAGCCTTTGCgcagatggatttgcagggATATCAACTGGAAATTGTGGAAACATCACTTTTTGGCTTTGCTGGCCATGCTCTTTATCCTGAAGAGGAAGTCGTCTTGCCCTTGACTTTGGGTGCCGGAGAATTGAAGAAGACG GAATTGACAGAGATCTCACCCCTGATATCGGAGCATCATTTAAATATTCTCCTGGGATCCCACCCGGTGAAGCAAAAAAAGAGGCACTTTGGTCCTGAGAAGGACAAAGTTATTGATGAACATGTGAGAGATCTGTTGAAGGTTGGCTACATTCGGGAAATTCAATTTCCTACTTGGCTCTCAAATGTGGTGTTAGTACCAAGTACACCGAGAAGTGGAGAATGCGTGTGGAATTTCGGGACCTCAATAAAGCTTGCTCCAAAGATCACTATCCCTTGCCCAAGATTGATCAATTG TCATCTTGCAGAGCTTCCTGTACTGGTGAAGCCGGGGCCCGAGGAGAAATTGTTTGTTTACTTTTCTACTACAGAGTATGCTGTCAGCTCAATACTAATAAAGAAAGAAGGCTCTGATCAGAGGTCGGACTATTATGTCAGTCATTATTTAAGAGGCCCCAAGCTCCAAGATAGTGAGGTAGAGAAGATAGCCCTGGCCTTGGTTATTACTGCCCGAAAACTGCGGCCTTATTTTCTTTCGCATCAGATCATTGTTCTTATTAATAGTCCTCTTGAGAGGATTATGACTCATGCGGAATTATCCGTGCGGATGATCAAGTGGGCAGTAGAGTTGGGCGAATATGATATTGAGTATAAGCCTCGGGTTGCCATTAAAGCACAGGCCTTGTCAGATTTTCTATCCGAAATGGTTCAGCCTAATGAAGAGGAAGTGTTGAGAGTTTTTGTGGATGGGGCTTCTAGCCTTGCTGGATGTGGAGTAGGGGTG TTGATTACACAACAGATCAAGGGTGTTTATGAGGTTAAGGATGATCTGATGCTCAAATATTTACAGCTCATCAAAGCCCAGTCAGAAGTATTTgtggattggagtattgaacaaTACCCCGGGAGGAGAATGATGAAGCAGATGCTTTG GAGATCATTTCAGGGACCTCTATTAAAATGCTTACCCACGGGAGAGGTGGATTATGTCCTCCGGGAGATTCATGAAGGATTCTGCGGTGAGCATCTCGGAGGAATATCTTTGGCCCGAACGACAATGCTTGCTGGATGTCGGTGGCCAACTATTAGCCAGAACTCTGCCCGAGTG TGGGGTATGGAAAACGTCGCTCCTTTTCCTATTGCTCGGGCTCAAAAGAAATTTTTGCTGGTACCTGTGGACTATTTTTCTAAGTGGTTGGAAGCCGATCCCCTAGCTAAGATCACTGGGCAGGAAGTCTTAAAGTTTCTATGGAAGAACATAGTGTGCCGATTTGGAGTCCCCAGGAGACTAATCTCGGATAACAGGAGACAGTTTCAGGGAAGAGAGATTACATCTTGGTGTCGGGAGATGAAGATCACTCAGTCTTTCACATCTGTTGCCTATCCTCAAGCTAATGACCGGACATAA